From one Gemmatimonadaceae bacterium genomic stretch:
- the mraY gene encoding phospho-N-acetylmuramoyl-pentapeptide-transferase, with translation MLYFLLQPYAKSVGLFNLLNYITFRAAAAFVTALVMCFLFGPLIIRRLRAMAVHQVVREGTPDSHAGKGTTPTMGGIIILLATFVPVLLWARLSNRYVWLAMGVTAWMGVIGFLDDYLKLKQKREGKKNEGLVERYKLAGQVLCGLGLGTVLLMAPVSTLPGASTTLPFFKYVLIVPAVAWAAWLYIPWVTFILTGVSNAVNLTDGLDGLSSGLVAIAMLTLGIFAYLIGRVDTSAHLLIFYLRGAGELSIFCAAIVGACIGFLWYNAYPAQVFMGDTGSLALGGAVGAVALLLKSEFLLLFVGAVFFAETASVILQRSVFKYRRKKYGLEYAQKHRVFRRAPLHHHFEMAGWPETQVVIRFWIIGILCALLALSTLKLR, from the coding sequence GTGCTCTATTTCCTGCTGCAGCCGTACGCCAAGAGCGTCGGCCTCTTCAATCTCCTGAACTACATCACCTTCCGCGCGGCGGCGGCCTTCGTGACCGCGCTCGTGATGTGCTTCCTCTTTGGGCCGCTCATCATCCGCCGACTGCGCGCGATGGCCGTGCATCAGGTCGTGCGCGAGGGCACGCCCGATTCGCATGCCGGGAAGGGGACGACGCCCACCATGGGCGGCATCATCATCCTGCTGGCGACGTTTGTGCCGGTGTTGCTCTGGGCGCGCCTCTCCAACCGCTACGTGTGGCTCGCCATGGGCGTCACGGCGTGGATGGGTGTGATCGGGTTTCTCGATGACTACCTCAAGCTCAAGCAGAAGCGCGAGGGGAAGAAGAACGAAGGGCTGGTGGAGCGCTACAAGCTCGCGGGGCAGGTGCTCTGCGGTCTGGGGCTCGGGACGGTGCTGCTCATGGCGCCGGTCTCCACGCTCCCCGGTGCCAGCACGACGCTCCCGTTCTTCAAGTACGTGCTCATCGTCCCCGCGGTCGCGTGGGCGGCGTGGCTGTACATCCCGTGGGTGACCTTCATCCTCACCGGCGTCAGCAATGCGGTGAATCTCACCGACGGTCTCGATGGCCTGTCGAGCGGGCTCGTGGCCATCGCGATGCTGACGCTCGGCATCTTTGCCTATCTGATCGGCCGCGTGGATACCAGCGCGCACCTGCTCATCTTCTACCTGCGCGGCGCCGGCGAGCTGTCGATCTTCTGCGCCGCCATTGTGGGCGCGTGCATCGGGTTCCTGTGGTACAACGCCTACCCGGCGCAGGTGTTCATGGGCGACACGGGCTCGCTCGCCCTCGGCGGCGCGGTGGGCGCGGTGGCGCTGCTGCTCAAGAGCGAGTTCCTGCTGCTCTTCGTGGGCGCGGTGTTCTTCGCCGAAACCGCGTCGGTCATCCTGCAGCGCTCGGTCTTCAAGTACCGCCGCAAGAAGTACGGGCTGGAGTACGCCCAGAAACACCGGGTCTTCCGACGGGCGCCGTTGCACCATCACTTCGAGATGGCCGGCTGGCCGGAGACGCAGGTCGTGATCCGCTTCTGGATCATCGGCATTCTCTGCGCGCTGCTGGCGCTCAGCACCCTCAAGCTGCGCTGA
- the murD gene encoding UDP-N-acetylmuramoyl-L-alanine--D-glutamate ligase yields MTARTSHETAALVARRLAERQGEFAVIGLGRSGVAASRLLRRAGLTVYASDAGSSEAVRTAARELDAIGAGVDVGAHNLARIREASVVVVSPGVPPTAPPLQAAAEAGVPVVSEIEIALRLLPALRYLAVTGTNGKTTTTALMGHLLRALGVDAADVGNIGTPVAELALRDTPPAWAALEVSSFQLHDTPGILPTVGVLTTLSPDHLDRYAGVAEYYADKKLLFANATSTSQWVTTADNTDVHELIRGVPGQWSHFSVVRRDVEAYLDRDAGQLVVLGAPFMPRADVGLAGDHNVANVLAAVLAVMLADPAFRTPAARVTLAQAVRTFRAPPHRLEPVVDRGGILWLNDSKATNVASTQVAIAGMTRPTVLLLGGRHKGEPYTALLPDIRRIVKRVIAYGEAAPLIEADLAEPLGTAVPVQRIASSRFVDVMTAARAAAAPGDVVLLSPACSSYDMFKNYEERGREFARLAGGGV; encoded by the coding sequence ATGACTGCGCGCACCTCGCACGAAACCGCCGCCCTGGTGGCGCGTCGCCTCGCGGAACGGCAGGGCGAATTTGCGGTGATCGGCCTCGGGCGCAGCGGGGTGGCCGCCAGCCGCCTGCTGCGGCGCGCCGGCCTCACGGTGTACGCCTCGGATGCGGGCTCCAGTGAGGCCGTCCGCACGGCGGCGCGCGAGCTCGACGCCATCGGGGCGGGGGTGGATGTCGGGGCGCACAATCTCGCGCGCATCCGCGAAGCCAGTGTGGTGGTGGTGAGCCCGGGCGTACCGCCCACCGCGCCACCGTTGCAGGCGGCGGCTGAGGCGGGCGTGCCGGTGGTGAGCGAGATCGAGATCGCGTTGCGCCTGCTCCCCGCGCTCCGCTACCTGGCGGTGACCGGGACCAACGGCAAGACGACGACCACCGCGCTGATGGGGCATCTGCTCCGCGCGTTGGGCGTCGATGCGGCGGATGTCGGCAACATCGGCACGCCGGTCGCCGAGCTGGCGCTGCGCGACACGCCGCCCGCCTGGGCGGCGCTCGAAGTCTCGAGCTTTCAGCTGCACGACACGCCGGGCATCCTGCCCACGGTTGGCGTCCTGACCACGCTGAGCCCCGATCATCTCGATCGGTATGCCGGAGTGGCCGAATACTACGCCGACAAGAAGCTGCTCTTCGCGAACGCGACCAGCACCTCGCAGTGGGTCACGACGGCCGACAACACCGACGTGCACGAACTCATTCGCGGCGTCCCGGGGCAGTGGAGCCATTTTTCCGTGGTCCGCCGTGATGTGGAGGCGTATCTCGACCGTGATGCCGGCCAGCTGGTGGTCCTCGGGGCGCCGTTCATGCCGCGCGCCGACGTCGGTCTGGCGGGTGATCACAACGTGGCCAATGTGCTCGCCGCCGTGCTCGCGGTGATGCTCGCCGACCCGGCGTTCCGGACGCCCGCGGCGCGCGTGACGCTCGCGCAGGCGGTGCGCACCTTCCGGGCGCCGCCGCATCGGCTGGAGCCGGTGGTGGATCGGGGCGGCATTCTGTGGCTCAACGATTCCAAGGCGACCAACGTGGCCAGCACGCAGGTCGCGATCGCCGGCATGACGCGCCCCACCGTGCTGCTGCTCGGCGGGCGGCACAAGGGTGAGCCGTATACGGCGTTGCTGCCGGACATTCGCCGCATCGTGAAGCGCGTGATCGCGTATGGCGAGGCGGCGCCCCTGATCGAGGCCGATCTCGCTGAACCGTTGGGCACGGCGGTGCCGGTCCAGCGCATCGCCTCCTCGCGCTTTGTTGATGTCATGACCGCCGCCCGCGCGGCTGCCGCGCCGGGGGATGTGGTCCTCCTGTCACCGGCGTGCTCGAGCTACGACATGTTCAAGAACTACGAAGAGCGCGGCCGCGAATTCGCGCGGCTCGCCGGCGGTGGCGTATGA
- a CDS encoding putative lipid II flippase FtsW: protein MTTAARPMAARPIAMAGTRERWRMGVEARALMLVTAVLVCFGLAVLFSASALQAVNQNQPGYFYALRQATGVAVGIVAFAVLAKMDAEKWKQYAWPIMGLSLFLMLLIILPFTKSIAPVKLGARRYLLGGSMQPSELAKFAILVWCPMLLVKKGEAVKQIGKGLLPFVTVVGSLSVLAALEPDLSVAMTFCLLMAVLLFVGGAKVSHFLLFGAVGLLLVGIQAYQSTYVRERVKVFLQGGATERAKRDPKDDQQYQSLVAVGSGGALGVGFGQGNQQRGWLPLAYNDFIGSIIGEEFGFLGLAGITVAFALYGWLGFRIARQARSPYTALLAVGLTFTTVFTAFVHLGVVIRLLPNTGLTLPFVSYGRSNLLLTLAMTGILVNIGSEREVVYGTNATDPLGTTA, encoded by the coding sequence ATGACGACCGCCGCGCGACCGATGGCGGCCCGTCCGATCGCGATGGCCGGCACCCGCGAGCGCTGGCGCATGGGCGTGGAAGCCCGCGCGCTGATGCTCGTCACGGCGGTCCTCGTCTGCTTTGGCCTCGCGGTGCTGTTCAGTGCGAGCGCGCTGCAGGCGGTGAATCAGAATCAGCCCGGGTATTTCTACGCGCTGCGCCAGGCCACTGGCGTGGCCGTCGGTATCGTCGCCTTTGCGGTGCTCGCCAAAATGGATGCGGAGAAGTGGAAGCAGTACGCGTGGCCCATCATGGGGCTCAGCCTGTTTCTCATGCTGCTCATCATTCTGCCCTTCACCAAGTCCATCGCGCCCGTCAAGCTCGGCGCGCGGCGCTACCTGCTCGGCGGGTCCATGCAGCCGAGCGAACTCGCGAAGTTCGCGATTCTGGTGTGGTGCCCCATGCTGCTGGTCAAGAAGGGCGAAGCGGTGAAGCAGATCGGCAAGGGGTTGCTCCCGTTCGTCACCGTGGTCGGCTCGCTCAGTGTGCTGGCGGCTCTGGAACCCGATCTGTCGGTGGCGATGACGTTCTGCCTGTTGATGGCGGTGCTGCTCTTCGTGGGGGGCGCCAAGGTGTCGCACTTCCTGCTGTTCGGCGCGGTCGGGCTGCTCCTCGTGGGCATTCAGGCCTATCAGAGCACGTATGTGCGAGAGCGCGTGAAAGTGTTCCTGCAGGGCGGCGCGACCGAAAGGGCCAAGCGTGACCCGAAGGATGATCAGCAGTATCAGTCGCTGGTCGCGGTGGGTTCGGGCGGCGCGTTGGGGGTCGGCTTCGGGCAGGGCAATCAGCAACGGGGCTGGCTGCCGCTCGCCTACAACGACTTTATCGGCTCCATTATCGGGGAAGAATTCGGCTTCCTCGGTCTCGCGGGCATCACTGTGGCGTTCGCGCTCTACGGCTGGCTCGGGTTCCGTATTGCCCGGCAGGCGCGAAGTCCGTACACCGCACTGCTCGCGGTGGGCCTCACCTTTACCACGGTGTTCACCGCGTTCGTGCATCTCGGCGTGGTGATTCGCCTGTTGCCGAACACCGGGCTCACGCTGCCGTTCGTGAGTTATGGTCGTTCGAATCTGCTGCTCACGCTGGCCATGACCGGGATTCTCGTGAACATCGGCAGTGAGCGCGAAGTCGTGTACGGCACCAACGCCACCGATCCACTCGGCACGACCGCGTGA
- a CDS encoding glycosyltransferase — MSRVRLFFAGGGTGGHLYPGLAIARACVRLSPRVDPYFIGAQRGIERDVLPTTEFEHTLLDLHPLYRRTPWQNWKTIAGAVSAWRAISRLASGDPPRGVVGTGGYAAGVALAWARAHGVATMLFEADSHPGLTTRAFSTGAKSLFLGFPEATARLTAGPETAVMPFGCPIEPPPAVRRSRAELRAQWALPADAFVVLLFGGSQGARALNEAMAAWIAQGLPEGVAVIWGTGKQQAAAYLDRESATVRVRPYLAPIADAYAAADLAITRAGAMSIAELCAWHVPTVLVPLPTAAQDHQAHNARATAAAGAAVHLPQHELSAARLDAIVRELRADPARLEAMRTAAAARANPDAAERIAHAILDRLGVAAADHIS, encoded by the coding sequence GTGAGTCGCGTTCGGCTGTTCTTTGCGGGCGGTGGGACGGGCGGGCACCTGTATCCGGGGCTCGCCATCGCGCGCGCCTGCGTGCGCCTGTCGCCGCGCGTTGATCCGTACTTCATTGGCGCACAGCGCGGCATCGAACGGGATGTGCTGCCGACCACGGAGTTCGAGCATACACTGCTCGACCTGCATCCACTCTACCGCCGCACGCCCTGGCAGAACTGGAAGACGATCGCCGGGGCGGTCAGCGCGTGGCGTGCCATCTCCCGCCTCGCGAGCGGTGATCCGCCGCGTGGGGTGGTCGGTACCGGGGGGTATGCTGCCGGCGTCGCGCTGGCGTGGGCGCGCGCGCATGGCGTGGCCACAATGCTCTTCGAAGCCGACAGTCACCCCGGACTCACGACCCGCGCCTTCTCCACGGGGGCCAAGTCGCTCTTTCTCGGCTTTCCCGAGGCGACTGCGCGCCTGACCGCGGGTCCCGAAACCGCGGTGATGCCCTTCGGTTGCCCCATCGAGCCCCCGCCGGCGGTCCGTCGGTCGCGCGCCGAACTCCGCGCGCAGTGGGCCCTCCCGGCCGACGCGTTTGTGGTGCTGCTCTTTGGCGGCAGTCAGGGCGCGCGGGCGCTCAACGAGGCCATGGCGGCGTGGATCGCGCAGGGGCTCCCCGAGGGCGTCGCCGTGATCTGGGGGACCGGCAAGCAGCAGGCGGCCGCGTACCTTGATCGTGAGAGCGCGACGGTACGCGTGCGGCCCTATCTCGCGCCGATCGCCGATGCGTACGCGGCGGCGGACCTGGCCATTACGCGCGCCGGTGCCATGTCTATCGCCGAGCTGTGCGCCTGGCACGTGCCCACGGTGCTCGTCCCATTGCCGACGGCTGCGCAGGATCATCAGGCGCACAATGCCCGCGCCACGGCGGCGGCGGGGGCGGCGGTGCACTTGCCGCAACACGAACTGTCGGCCGCTCGCCTCGATGCCATCGTGCGCGAGCTGCGGGCCGACCCGGCGCGGCTCGAGGCCATGCGCACCGCGGCCGCGGCCCGGGCCAATCCCGACGCCGCCGAACGCATCGCGCACGCCATTCTCGACCGGCTGGGAGTTGCGGCCGCTGACCATATTTCCTGA
- the murC gene encoding UDP-N-acetylmuramate--L-alanine ligase, which translates to MTASPSPILLNPADPRPVHFVGIAGAGMSALAELLARRGVAIQGTDANPTGAPDLARYGITVSAHDASMVAQARALVYSSAIPATHPEMVAARALGIPVVRRAEALAEAVSGGSLVGIAGTHGKTTTTVMTTEALAAAGRDPTGVVGGRVGLWGGNLRLGGTTYVVEADEYDRSFLALTPEVAVVLNVEADHLDIYRDLDDITRTFEQYLQPARTLVRCADDAGAMHLRVAASREVIAYSATTPGQAPSAGAADARLVADALVLDPSGSRFVVRFDGDALGEVQLAVPGVHNVRNALAAIGVGLAFGLTVPAMAPGLAAFRGVERRFQRLGHAREIEVVDDYAHHPTEVQATIAAARHAFPGRRLVLVFQPHLYSRTRDLQAEFADALGSADVLLLCDIYGAREAPEPGVTADLIGDRITTGALAWRGPRSAAAAHLASIVQPGDVVLTMGAGDITKTGPELLERLRA; encoded by the coding sequence ATGACTGCGTCGCCCTCGCCCATTCTGCTCAACCCCGCCGATCCGCGCCCGGTGCACTTCGTGGGCATCGCCGGCGCGGGGATGAGCGCGCTCGCCGAACTGCTGGCGCGTCGCGGCGTCGCCATTCAGGGGACCGACGCGAATCCGACCGGCGCCCCCGATCTCGCGCGCTACGGCATCACGGTCTCGGCGCACGATGCCAGCATGGTCGCGCAGGCGCGGGCTCTGGTGTATTCGTCGGCGATTCCCGCCACGCATCCGGAGATGGTGGCGGCGCGCGCACTCGGTATCCCGGTGGTGCGCCGCGCCGAAGCGCTGGCCGAAGCGGTGAGCGGCGGGTCGCTGGTCGGCATCGCCGGCACGCATGGCAAGACCACCACCACGGTGATGACTACCGAAGCGCTCGCGGCCGCCGGACGTGATCCGACGGGCGTGGTGGGCGGGCGCGTCGGGCTGTGGGGCGGCAACCTGCGGCTGGGGGGCACGACGTACGTCGTCGAAGCCGACGAGTACGACCGCTCGTTTCTGGCGCTGACGCCGGAAGTCGCCGTGGTCCTCAATGTCGAGGCCGATCACCTCGACATTTATCGCGACCTCGACGACATCACGCGCACCTTCGAACAGTATCTGCAACCGGCACGCACGCTGGTGCGCTGCGCCGACGACGCCGGCGCCATGCATCTGCGCGTGGCGGCGAGTCGCGAGGTGATCGCCTACAGCGCCACCACGCCGGGGCAGGCGCCAAGTGCCGGCGCCGCCGATGCGCGCCTCGTGGCCGATGCGCTCGTGCTCGATCCCAGTGGCTCGCGCTTCGTGGTGCGCTTCGATGGCGACGCCCTCGGCGAGGTGCAACTCGCCGTGCCCGGCGTTCACAACGTCCGCAACGCGCTGGCGGCGATCGGCGTGGGGCTCGCCTTCGGGCTCACTGTGCCGGCGATGGCGCCGGGATTGGCGGCGTTTCGCGGCGTCGAACGTCGCTTTCAGCGACTGGGGCACGCGCGCGAGATCGAGGTGGTGGATGACTATGCCCATCATCCCACCGAAGTGCAGGCCACGATTGCCGCCGCCCGTCATGCGTTCCCGGGGCGTCGCCTCGTGCTCGTGTTTCAGCCGCATCTCTACTCCCGCACGCGCGATCTGCAGGCGGAGTTCGCCGACGCGCTCGGCTCGGCGGATGTCCTGCTCCTCTGCGACATCTACGGCGCCCGTGAGGCGCCGGAGCCTGGCGTGACCGCCGATCTCATTGGCGATCGGATCACCACCGGTGCGCTGGCGTGGCGAGGCCCGCGGAGTGCTGCGGCCGCCCACCTCGCCTCGATCGTACAGCCCGGTGATGTCGTGCTCACGATGGGCGCTGGTGACATCACCAAGACGGGCCCCGAGCTGTTGGAGCGGCTCCGCGCGTGA
- a CDS encoding FtsQ-type POTRA domain-containing protein has product MATGVIDARSPEEATVTVPREPRERPRWLRLVRLSAAVVAVVAVATSPWWGPRALSRLDYFHVRRVEFFGVRYAKTSELLALLHVDTLQSVWQPLEPLAQRLQAHPLVRTVEVDRELPGRLSVHVVEREPAALVPGDGRLQPADAAGHLLPIDPVRVPLDLPLAAQSDSALLAVLDALRQSAPELYGRIVQAERVGKEELRFRLGTLIVRTTPDVTVARFKDILPVEADLTRNALRVVELDLRFRDQVIARQP; this is encoded by the coding sequence ATGGCCACCGGCGTGATCGACGCCCGCTCGCCCGAGGAGGCCACCGTGACGGTCCCGCGTGAACCGCGGGAGCGGCCGCGGTGGCTCCGGCTCGTGCGCCTCTCGGCCGCCGTCGTGGCCGTGGTGGCGGTAGCCACCTCGCCCTGGTGGGGGCCGCGGGCGCTGTCGCGACTTGATTACTTCCACGTCCGGCGGGTGGAGTTCTTTGGCGTGCGCTACGCCAAAACCTCCGAGCTGCTCGCCTTGCTCCACGTGGACACCCTGCAGTCGGTCTGGCAGCCCCTGGAGCCGCTGGCGCAGCGACTGCAGGCGCACCCGCTGGTGCGCACGGTCGAGGTGGACCGCGAACTGCCCGGGCGGCTGTCGGTGCACGTGGTGGAGCGGGAGCCGGCGGCATTGGTGCCGGGTGACGGGCGGCTGCAGCCCGCGGACGCCGCCGGCCATCTGTTGCCGATCGATCCGGTCCGGGTGCCCCTCGATCTGCCGCTGGCGGCCCAGTCCGACAGTGCGCTGCTGGCGGTGCTCGATGCCCTCCGGCAGTCGGCCCCGGAGCTGTACGGGCGGATCGTGCAGGCGGAGCGCGTGGGCAAGGAGGAGCTCCGCTTCCGCCTTGGCACCCTGATCGTCCGGACGACCCCCGACGTGACCGTGGCCCGCTTCAAGGACATATTACCCGTGGAAGCCGACCTCACGCGGAATGCGTTGCGCGTGGTCGAGCTCGATCTGCGCTTCCGTGACCAGGTGATCGCCCGCCAGCCATGA
- the ftsA gene encoding cell division protein FtsA: MSSEPIVAALDIGTAHTTALVATVHGDLPRAPRVKVLGVGQSRTMGLRRGTVSDIEEATRSIRAAVEEAVRNAGVQPDGLYVGIAGEHVRAVNERGVVAISGDEITRADVDRVNEVSRAMTIPQDRELLHAIPQEYTVDKADGIRDPVGMIGTRLETEMYLVTIGSAPAMNLRKAIERAGYRTRELVLEPLASALAVLSEEEKELGVVLLELGAGTTDLAVFHEGKIRHLGSFPYGGHTVTSDLVQGLGITQHDAELLKEAYGCAYEPLVDPSQVIAMPPSGNHGERHLSRELMTHIIHQRMDEIFDKVQRNVHQAGFTGRLNAGIVLTGGGAQLEGITELAQDVFSMGVRVGVPGEKLDGLVEQVASPSHATVAGLALYGAHRVALGGVVARKTTRSGAGVDKLAGRVKTWLQDFF, encoded by the coding sequence ATGAGTTCCGAACCCATCGTCGCCGCCCTCGACATTGGCACCGCCCACACGACGGCCCTCGTGGCCACCGTGCACGGCGATCTGCCGCGCGCCCCGCGCGTGAAGGTGCTCGGGGTGGGGCAGAGCCGGACCATGGGGCTCCGCCGGGGCACCGTGTCGGATATCGAGGAGGCTACGCGCTCCATCCGCGCCGCCGTCGAAGAAGCGGTGCGCAATGCGGGCGTGCAGCCCGACGGGCTCTACGTGGGCATCGCCGGCGAGCACGTGCGCGCGGTGAACGAGCGCGGCGTCGTGGCCATCAGCGGCGATGAAATCACGCGCGCCGATGTGGACCGGGTGAACGAGGTGTCGCGCGCCATGACCATTCCGCAGGATCGCGAGCTGCTGCATGCGATTCCGCAGGAATACACGGTGGACAAGGCCGACGGCATCCGCGATCCCGTCGGCATGATCGGCACGCGTCTCGAGACGGAGATGTATCTCGTCACGATCGGCAGCGCGCCGGCGATGAATCTGCGCAAGGCCATCGAGCGCGCGGGCTATCGCACGCGGGAGCTCGTGCTCGAGCCGCTCGCCAGTGCGCTGGCCGTGCTCTCCGAAGAAGAGAAGGAACTGGGCGTCGTGCTCCTTGAACTCGGCGCCGGCACCACCGATCTCGCGGTGTTCCATGAGGGGAAGATCCGCCATCTCGGTTCGTTCCCGTACGGCGGGCACACGGTCACGAGCGATCTCGTGCAGGGGTTGGGCATCACGCAGCATGATGCCGAACTGCTCAAGGAAGCGTATGGCTGTGCCTACGAGCCGCTCGTCGATCCGTCGCAGGTCATCGCCATGCCGCCCTCGGGCAATCACGGCGAGCGCCATCTGTCGCGTGAGCTGATGACGCACATCATCCATCAGCGCATGGATGAGATCTTCGACAAGGTGCAGCGCAACGTGCATCAGGCGGGCTTCACGGGCCGCCTCAATGCCGGTATCGTGCTCACCGGCGGCGGCGCGCAACTCGAAGGCATCACCGAACTCGCGCAGGACGTCTTCAGCATGGGTGTGCGCGTCGGCGTGCCGGGCGAAAAGCTCGATGGGCTGGTGGAGCAGGTCGCGAGCCCGTCGCATGCCACGGTGGCCGGACTCGCCCTGTACGGCGCGCATCGCGTGGCGCTGGGGGGCGTGGTGGCCCGCAAGACGACGCGCAGCGGTGCCGGCGTGGATAAGCTCGCGGGCCGCGTGAAGACCTGGCTGCAGGATTTCTTCTGA
- a CDS encoding response regulator transcription factor has product MTTMALPTTATVLVIEDNALLAAGVRSNLEFEGHRVLVAPTGEDGLRLAATEHPDCIVLDLMLPGMDGLTVLRTLRARGVEAPVLILTARGDEADKVRGLRDGADDYVTKPFGLLEFLARVEALLRRRRSAPPAVVDQLGDVTIDLTLRTVQRAGADVPLRPKEFDLLAALLRRVGQVVTRDVLLREVWGYDESVVSRTVDTHMAELRRKLEADPAEPRHLLTVRKTGYRLVR; this is encoded by the coding sequence GTGACGACGATGGCGCTCCCCACTACGGCCACGGTGCTGGTGATCGAGGACAATGCCCTCCTCGCCGCCGGTGTGCGCAGCAATCTCGAGTTCGAGGGGCATCGCGTGCTGGTGGCGCCGACCGGTGAAGACGGCTTGCGACTGGCGGCTACCGAGCATCCGGATTGCATCGTGCTCGACCTGATGCTGCCCGGCATGGATGGTCTCACCGTACTCCGCACGTTGCGCGCGCGGGGCGTCGAGGCGCCGGTCCTGATTCTCACCGCGCGGGGGGATGAGGCCGACAAGGTCCGCGGACTGCGCGACGGCGCCGACGATTACGTGACGAAGCCGTTCGGGCTGCTCGAGTTTCTGGCGCGCGTCGAGGCACTGCTGCGTCGCCGCCGCTCGGCGCCGCCCGCCGTGGTGGACCAGCTGGGCGATGTCACGATCGATCTCACCCTCCGCACCGTGCAGCGCGCCGGTGCCGACGTACCGCTGCGTCCCAAGGAGTTCGATCTCCTCGCCGCCCTCCTGCGCCGCGTGGGTCAGGTGGTCACCCGCGACGTCCTGCTCCGCGAGGTGTGGGGATACGACGAGTCGGTGGTGAGTCGCACGGTGGATACGCACATGGCGGAGCTGCGGCGCAAACTCGAAGCGGATCCGGCGGAGCCACGACACCTGCTGACGGTGCGGAAGACGGGGTATCGGCTGGTGCGGTGA
- a CDS encoding HAMP domain-containing histidine kinase codes for MLVPASRAFRSAGTDFTVLVSLTVGLLLWLVLACFGLARLQQQATMQLQRAAARVVVAELAPLVTSGGTLAGALASRPDLRALADSTGLHVAMDSMPTAATTTGIVDASVITQAIAGALVTRPVQVQGVSRTLVVNRAVERGGVALAPVGPQVLMALVVALLAITTTIGGALLVRLRREHVASSVRSTFASAVSHELRTPLAQILLFAETLQLGRTRSDADRTLALGAIVQEARRLMRLVDNVLRFTRLEQGPPALRQEPVAVDTLVQDTARQFAPLAESSDVAIAVHAPVAAVALADADAVRQVLLNLLDNAVKHGPRAQRITARVETRAAHVRLSVEDEGPGIAPGDQGRIWQPFTQGRRAGEATGAGLGLMIVRSLTEAMGGRVSCEPVARDGRGARFVVELPMASTLAAQGAS; via the coding sequence ATGCTCGTCCCCGCTTCCCGCGCGTTCCGCTCGGCCGGCACGGATTTCACGGTGCTGGTCTCGCTCACCGTTGGCCTGCTCCTGTGGCTGGTGCTCGCCTGTTTCGGGCTGGCGCGCCTGCAGCAACAGGCGACGATGCAACTTCAGCGCGCGGCCGCGCGCGTGGTGGTCGCCGAACTCGCGCCGCTGGTCACGTCGGGGGGCACCCTGGCCGGCGCGCTGGCCTCGCGCCCCGATCTGCGGGCGCTCGCGGACAGCACGGGGCTGCACGTCGCGATGGATTCGATGCCCACGGCTGCCACCACGACGGGGATCGTGGATGCCTCCGTCATCACCCAAGCCATTGCCGGTGCCCTCGTGACCCGCCCCGTGCAGGTGCAGGGCGTCTCCCGCACGCTCGTGGTGAACCGCGCGGTGGAGCGTGGCGGCGTGGCGCTTGCGCCGGTCGGCCCGCAGGTTCTTATGGCGCTCGTCGTGGCGCTGCTCGCGATCACCACGACCATTGGCGGTGCGCTGCTCGTGCGCTTGCGGCGCGAGCATGTCGCGAGCTCCGTGCGCTCCACCTTTGCGAGTGCGGTGTCGCACGAGCTGCGCACGCCGCTGGCCCAGATCCTGCTTTTTGCCGAAACGCTGCAGCTCGGACGCACGCGGAGCGATGCCGACCGCACCCTCGCGCTGGGCGCCATCGTGCAGGAAGCGCGGCGCCTGATGCGCCTGGTGGACAACGTGCTGCGCTTCACGCGCCTCGAGCAGGGCCCGCCGGCGCTGCGACAGGAGCCGGTCGCCGTAGACACGTTGGTGCAGGACACGGCCAGGCAGTTCGCGCCGCTCGCCGAGTCGAGCGACGTGGCGATTGCGGTGCATGCGCCCGTTGCCGCCGTGGCGCTGGCCGATGCGGACGCGGTGCGGCAGGTGCTCCTCAACCTGCTCGACAACGCGGTCAAACATGGCCCACGCGCGCAGCGCATTACCGCCCGCGTCGAGACGCGCGCGGCGCATGTCCGCCTCTCGGTGGAAGACGAAGGCCCGGGGATCGCGCCCGGTGATCAGGGGCGCATTTGGCAGCCATTCACCCAGGGGCGTCGCGCAGGCGAAGCGACAGGCGCCGGACTGGGGCTGATGATCGTGCGGTCGTTGACCGAAGCGATGGGCGGGCGCGTGTCGTGCGAACCGGTCGCGCGGGATGGGCGCGGCGCGCGCTTCGTCGTGGAGCTGCCCATGGCCAGCACGCTCGCCGCGCAGGGGGCCTCGTGA